The genomic interval TGCGGCAGGAACATCTTGCCGGCGCCGAACAGATCGCCAACGACGTTCATGCCGGCCATCAGCGGCCCTTCGATGACCTCCAGCGGTCGGGCGAACTGCAACCGCGCCTCCTCGGTGTCGACATCGACGTACTGGTCGATGCCGTGCACCAGCGCATGGGTCAGGCGTTGCTGGACCGGCGCTTCGCGCCAGGCCAGCGTCTCGGTCTTGGCCGCGCCCTTGCGGCCCTTGTAACGCTCGGCCAGTTCGAGCAGCCGCTCGGTCGCATCCGCGCGGCGATTGAGCACGACGTCCTCGACGCACGCGCGCAGTTCGGGATCGAGCTCGTCGACGATCGGCATCGCGCCGGCGTTGACGATGCCCATGTCCATGCCGGCCGCGATCGCGTGGTACAGGAATACCGCATGGATCGCTTGGCGAACGACCTCGTTGCCGCGGAACGAGAACGAGACATTCGACACGCCACCCGAGACGTGGCAATGCGGCAGCGTGGCGCGGATCTCGCGCGTGGCCTCGATGAAGTCGACTGCGTAGTTGTCGTGCTCGGGGATGCCGGTGGCGATCGCGAAGATGTTCGGATCGAACACGATGTCCTCGGGCGGAAAGCCCACGACCTCGGTCAACAGGCGATAGGCGCGGGTGCAGATCTCGACCTTGCGCGCACGGGTATCGGCCTGGCCGGCCTCGTCGAAGGCCATGACCACGACCGCCGCGCCATAGCGCAGCACCTTGCGCGCCTGCGCGAGGAACGTCGCCTCGCCCTCCTTGAGCGAGATCGAATTGACCACGCCTTTGCCCTGCAGGCAGCGCAGGCCGGCCTCGATCACGCTCCACTTCGACGAGTCGACCATCACCGGGATGCGCGCGATGTCGGGTTCGGCGGCGATGAGGTTCAGGAACGTGGTCATCGCCCGCTCCGAATCGAGCATGCCCTCGTCCATGTTGACGTCGAGGATCTGCGCGCCGCCCTCGACTTGCTGGCGCGCGACCTCCACCGCCTCGGCGTAGCGGTCCTCGCGGATCAGCTTGCGGAACGCGGCCGAGCCGGTGACGTTGGTGCGCTCGCCGACATTGACGAACAGCAACTCCGGGGTGATCACCAGCGGCTCGAGGCCCGACAGGCGGGTGAAGCGCGGTGTGGACGACTGGCCTGCGGGCACGCTCATGCGGCGTCGGCCCGGTGGGCGACCGGCGTGCGCGGCGCGACGTCGCGCACCGCGTCGGCGATCGCGCGGATGTGCGCGGGCGTGGTGCCGCAGCAGCCGCCGACGATGTTCAGCAGCCCGGCGGTCGCGAACTCGCGCAGTGTCGTGGCCATGTCCTCTGGCGTTTCGTCGTAACCGCCGAAGGCGTTGGGCAGGCCGGCGTTGGGATGACAGGACACATGGACTTCGGCGATCTGCGCCAGGGTGTCGACGTGGGGGCGCAGGTCCTTGGCGCCGAGCGCGCAATTGAGCCCGATCGACAGCGGCCGCGCATGGCGCAGCGAGTACCAGAACGCTTCGGCGGTCTGTCCGGACAGCGTACGTCCCGAAGCATCGGTGATCGTGCCCGAGATCATCACCGGCACCCGGCCGCCGAGATCGTCGAATACCGTCTCCACCGCGAACAGCGCGGCCTTGGCATTGAGCGTGTCGAATACCGTTTCGACCATCAGCACGTCGGCGCCGCCTTCGATCAGGCCGTGGGCGGCATCGCGGTAGATGCGTACCAGGTCCTCGAAGGTCACCGCCCGGAAGCCCGGATCGTTGACGTCGGGGCTGATCGACGCGGTGCGGCTGGTCGGGCCGAGGATGCCGGCAACGAAACGCGGCTGCGCCGGTGTACGCGCCTGCGCGGCATCGCAGGCCGCGCGCGCGAGCGCGGCGCCCTCGCGATTGAGTTCGTGCGCCAGGTGCTGCAGTCGGTAATCGGCCAGCGACACCGCGGTCGAGTTGAAGGTATTGGTCTCGACGATGTCGGCGCCGGCCTCGAGATAGGCGGCGTGAATGTCGCCAATGATGTCAGGACGGGTCAGCGTGAGCAGGTCGTTGTTGCCGCGCTGGTCGGCGGGCTCGCAGCCGCAGCCGGCGCCGTGGGCATGGCCGTCGGCGGCGTGCAGGGCATCGAAGCCGTCGGCGAAGCGCGTGCCGCGGTAATCGGCCTCGGTCAGCCCGTGCTGCTGGATCATCGTGCCCATGCCGCCATCGAGCACCAGGATGCGCTGCGCGAGCGCGGCCTCGAGCGCGGCGACGCGGTCGGGATGCAGCCAGGTCACGGCTTTCTCGCGATGATCGAGATCACCTGGAAGTGCGGTGGTCGCTTCTCGCGCGTCACCGTCTCGGCGCTGTGGATCTCCAGTCCCGCCTTGGTGACGAAACGGCGCAGCTCCTTGTCCGGGAAGCCCAGGTTGGCGTGGCCGTAGGCCTGCACGACCGCCTCGTGGCCATGTCTGTCCAGGCTGGACAGCAGCAGCCGCCCGCCAGGGCGCAACACCCGCGCGGCCTCGGTGACCGCCTGCGCCGGGCGCGTGGCATAGGTCAGCGCGTGCATCAGCACGACAAGGTCGAAGCTGGCGTCGTCGAACGGCAGCGCGTGCATATCGCCTTCGCGGACTTCGACGTTGCGGAAGCGTTTAAGGCGTTCGGCCGACGCGGCGACCACCCGCGAACTCGCATCGAGGCAGACGTAGCGATGAGCGTGCGGCGCCAGCAGCTCGGCGAGTACGCCATCGCCGGAGGCGATGTCGAGCACGTCACCTGTCTCGAGCAACGGCAGTGCCGAGCGCGCCAATGCCTCCCAAGTCCGTCCGGGCGAGTAGTGGCGCTCCATGTCGCCGGCCACGCTGTCGGCCCAGTTCTGGTCGGCGGCGCGCATTGCCAGCACCGACGGGATACGCTCGGCGTCCTGGCGCAGCAGCGGATCGTCGCTGCCGGTGCTCAGCGCCTGCCACAATGCGCGCTGCGCCGGGTCGAGCGCGGCGTCGTCGAAGCGGTAGTAGGCCGACACGCCGGCGCGGCGATCGCGGACCAGGCCGGCTTCCTTGAGGCGTGCCAGGTGCGTGGACACGCGCGGCTGCGCGAGGCGGGTGATCGACGACAGCTCGGCCACCGTCAGTTCCTCGACCTCGAGCAGCGCCAGCAGCCGGACGCGGGTCGGATCGGCGAGGGTCTTGAGCCGCGCCGACCAGGCTTCCAGGTCCATGAATATCTCCATATCGCGATACAGAGATAATTTTCGGCGCGGGGCGGGGTGCGGTCAAGCCGAGCGCATCCCGCGTTGGGGTGCCGGCCACCTTGCGGCCGCGCGGCCGAGCGCCGATGCTGCGCGTCCCCAGCTGCTCCAGGTCCGCACCGCATGTCCGCCTCCCGCCCTTCGCGCGCGCCCGCGCTGGCCGCCGCCTTCGCCGACTACGCGGTCCTGTATCCCGACGAGCACGCCACCGTCGCCGAGTTCGCCGCGCTGCTCGACGATCCGCTCGATCCGTTCGTGCGCGAACGCCTCGCCGGCCATTTCACCGCCTCGGCGCTGGTGGTCTCGGCCGACGGCCAGCGCACCTTGCTCACCCACCATCGCAAGCTGAACCTGTGGCTGCAGCCCGGCGGCCATGCCGATGGCGACATCGATCTGGCACGCGTGGCGCGGCGCGAGACCGAGGAGGAGACCGGTCTGCAGGGCGTGGCGGTGCTGCCGGCGATCTTCGACCTCGACCGGCATTGGATCCCCGAACACAGAGGCGTGCCGGCGCACTGGCACTACGACGTGCGCTATCTCGTGCGCGCCGGCGCCGACGAACGCTTCGTCGTCAGCGCCGAATCCCACGCGCTCGCGTGGCGGGCGCTCGCCGATGTGGCCGCAGGCAGCGAGTACGACGCGTCCCTGCGCCGCATGGCGCACAAGTGCCTGGACGGGTGGGGGAGCTCGGTCGGCTGAGCCTCGCGACGGTCCGCCAACCCAACGCCCTGATCCCGATGGCCTAGTACAGCACCCGCGTCCGCAGCGTGCCGTCGATCTTCGACAGTTCGCTGCGCAGGCGCTCGGCCTGCTCGCGCGTCGCGCCGACGTCGATGACCACGTAGCCGACATTGGCGGTGGTGCGCAGGTACTGGCCATCGATGTTGATCGCTTCGCGCGAGAACACCTCGTTGATCTTCACCAGCACGCCGGGCACGTTGCGGTGCAGGTGCAGGATGCGGTGGCTGCCGACGTGCTCGGGCAGCGTGACCTCGGGGAAGTTGACCGCCGACAGGGTGCTGCCGTTGTCGCTGTAGCGCACGAGCTTGGCGGCGACCTCGATGCCGATGTTGTCCTGCGCCTCGAGCGTGCTGCCGCCCACATGCGGAGTCAGCAGCACGTTGTCGTGCGCGGCCAGCGGGGAGTCGAAAAGGTCGTCGTTGCCCTTGGGTTCGACCGGGAACACATCGATCGCCGCGCCGCCGACATGCCCGGTGCGCAGCGCGGCGTCGAGCGCGTCGATGTCCACGACAGTGCCGCGCGAGGCGTTGATCAGGTGCGCGCCGGGCTTCATCGCGGCGAGCTCGGCGGCACCGAACATCAGCTTGGTCGCCGGGGTTTCGGGCACATGCAGGGTCACCACGTCGCTGCGCGCGAGCAGGTCGTCCAGCCCGGTCGCGCTGCGTGCGTTGCCGAGCGAAAGCTTGGTCTCGATGTCATGGAACAGCACCTGCATGCCCAGCGATTCGGCGAGCACGCCGACCTGGGTGCCGATATGGCCGTAGCCGACGATGCCCAGGGTCTTGCCGCGCGCCTCGTGGCTGCCCAGCGCGGACTTGCTCCAGCCGCCGCGATGGCATTGCGCGTTCTTCTGCGGGATGCCGCGCAGCAGCATGATCGCCTCGGCGACCACCAGTTCGGCGACGCTGCGGGTGTTGGAGTAGGGCGCGTTGAACACCGGAATGCCGGCCAGTTC from Luteimonas sp. S4-F44 carries:
- a CDS encoding homocysteine S-methyltransferase family protein, giving the protein MTWLHPDRVAALEAALAQRILVLDGGMGTMIQQHGLTEADYRGTRFADGFDALHAADGHAHGAGCGCEPADQRGNNDLLTLTRPDIIGDIHAAYLEAGADIVETNTFNSTAVSLADYRLQHLAHELNREGAALARAACDAAQARTPAQPRFVAGILGPTSRTASISPDVNDPGFRAVTFEDLVRIYRDAAHGLIEGGADVLMVETVFDTLNAKAALFAVETVFDDLGGRVPVMISGTITDASGRTLSGQTAEAFWYSLRHARPLSIGLNCALGAKDLRPHVDTLAQIAEVHVSCHPNAGLPNAFGGYDETPEDMATTLREFATAGLLNIVGGCCGTTPAHIRAIADAVRDVAPRTPVAHRADAA
- a CDS encoding metalloregulator ArsR/SmtB family transcription factor → MDLEAWSARLKTLADPTRVRLLALLEVEELTVAELSSITRLAQPRVSTHLARLKEAGLVRDRRAGVSAYYRFDDAALDPAQRALWQALSTGSDDPLLRQDAERIPSVLAMRAADQNWADSVAGDMERHYSPGRTWEALARSALPLLETGDVLDIASGDGVLAELLAPHAHRYVCLDASSRVVAASAERLKRFRNVEVREGDMHALPFDDASFDLVVLMHALTYATRPAQAVTEAARVLRPGGRLLLSSLDRHGHEAVVQAYGHANLGFPDKELRRFVTKAGLEIHSAETVTREKRPPHFQVISIIARKP
- a CDS encoding NUDIX hydrolase, with protein sequence MSASRPSRAPALAAAFADYAVLYPDEHATVAEFAALLDDPLDPFVRERLAGHFTASALVVSADGQRTLLTHHRKLNLWLQPGGHADGDIDLARVARRETEEETGLQGVAVLPAIFDLDRHWIPEHRGVPAHWHYDVRYLVRAGADERFVVSAESHALAWRALADVAAGSEYDASLRRMAHKCLDGWGSSVG
- the serA gene encoding phosphoglycerate dehydrogenase, which codes for MKTSFPRADIRVLLLEGVSQSAVDTFKAAGYTQIEVHPKSLPDDQLLAKIADAHIVGIRSRTQLSAEVIGHARRLLAVGCFCIGTNQVDLEAAELAGIPVFNAPYSNTRSVAELVVAEAIMLLRGIPQKNAQCHRGGWSKSALGSHEARGKTLGIVGYGHIGTQVGVLAESLGMQVLFHDIETKLSLGNARSATGLDDLLARSDVVTLHVPETPATKLMFGAAELAAMKPGAHLINASRGTVVDIDALDAALRTGHVGGAAIDVFPVEPKGNDDLFDSPLAAHDNVLLTPHVGGSTLEAQDNIGIEVAAKLVRYSDNGSTLSAVNFPEVTLPEHVGSHRILHLHRNVPGVLVKINEVFSREAINIDGQYLRTTANVGYVVIDVGATREQAERLRSELSKIDGTLRTRVLY